A stretch of the Rosa rugosa chromosome 5, drRosRugo1.1, whole genome shotgun sequence genome encodes the following:
- the LOC133711828 gene encoding probable DEAD-box ATP-dependent RNA helicase 48, producing the protein MGGGPRTFPRGISKWQWKRMQAKKAKQLLKARLCRERQICEMRKRAELKAAMSELERPWETVEEPPNLFSVNADEQVKVLADWFQKPGGFDLWTERDGPKLFQTIKDLPSTRFFPKGVVHSEATTGKQNL; encoded by the exons ATGGGCGGCGGGCCCAGAACCTTCCCCAGAGGCATATCCAAGTGGCAGTGGAAGCGCATGCAGGCCAAGAAAGCCAAGCAACTCCTCAAGGCCCGCCTCTGCCGCGAGCGCCAAATCTGCGAGATGCGAAAGCGGGCCGAGCTCAAAGCAGCCATGTCGGAGCTCGAGCGCCCTTGGGAGACCGTCGAGGAGCCTCCCAATTTGTTCTCTGTCAATGCTGATGAGCAAGTTAAGGTCTTGGCCGATTGGTTCCAAAAACCGGGAGGGTTTGACTTGTGGACCGAGAGGGATGGGCCGAAGCTGTTTCAGACCATAAAGGACCTGCCGTCGACGAGGTTTTTTCCCAAGGGGGTTGTGCATAGTGAGGCC ACAACCGGCAAACAaaatttataa
- the LOC133710740 gene encoding phosphoenolpyruvate carboxylase kinase 1-like translates to MSEQLKRDYQICDEIGRGRFGVVFKAVKNGDVFAVKSIDKRLASGDSLDAQCLLTEPKILRLVALHPNVIGLHGFYEDEDHLHMVLDMCDAPDLFRRVTLRLFAEPEAASVMSQLMQAVAHCHRLGVAHRDIKPDNVLFDGWDRLLLADFGSAETFGEGELMSGVVGTPYYVAPEVLAGREYGEKVDVWSAGVVLYIMLAGFPPFYGESAAEIFEVVRRANLRFPARVFHSVSPSVKELLRRMLCKDVSRRFSAEQVLRHPWITSGGGARSSCD, encoded by the exons ATGAGTGAGCAACTCAAACGAGACTACCAAATATGCGACGAGATCGGCCGGGGTCGATTCGGCGTCGTTTTCAAGGCCGTCAAGAACGGCGACGTCTTCGCCGTCAAGTCCATCGACAAGCGCCTGGCCTCCGGCGACTCCCTGGACGCTCAGTGTCTGTTAACCGAGCCGAAGATCCTCCGGTTGGTGGCTCTCCACCCCAACGTGATCGGCCTCCACGGGTTTTACGAGGACGAAGACCATCTCCACATGGTCCTCGACATGTGTGACGCGCCGGATCTGTTTCGACGCGTCACCCTCAGGTTATTTGCTGAGCCGGAGGCCGCCTCGGTAATGTCACAGCTCATGCAGGCTGTGGCGCACTGTCACCGGCTCGGCGTGGCCCACCGCGATATCAAGCCGGATAACGTGCTGTTCGACGGCTGGGACCGGCTCCTCCTAGCTGACTTTGGATCGGCGGAGACGTTTGGCGAGGGGGAGCTGATGAGCGGCGTGGTCGGGACGCCGTACTACGTGGCGCCGGAGGTCCTTGCCGGGAGGGAGTACGGGGAGAAGGTGGACGTCTGGAGCGCCGGCGTGGTTTTGTACATAATGCTGGCCGGTTTCCCCCCGTTTTACGGCGAGTCTGCGGCGGAGATCTTTGAGGTTGTGCGGAGGGCGAATTTGAGGTTTCCGGCGAGGGTTTTCCACTCTGTCTCGCCGTCTGTGAAGGAGTTGTTGAGGAGGATGCTCTGTAAGGACGTTTCTAGAAGATTCTCGGCTGAGCAAGTCCTCA GACACCCATGGATTACAAGTGGGGGAGGGGCCAGATCGAGCTGTGACTGA